The Psychrobacillus sp. FSL K6-4046 DNA window AGTAACATTTAAAAATAATCCTGTAACATTATTAGGCAAAGAGGTAGAGGTTGGGGAAAAAGCTCCAAACTTTACAGTCTTGGCAAATAACCTATCGCCGGTTACTCTTGAGGATTCAGCTGGAAAAACTCGCCTGATTAGTGTAGTACCTTCCCTTGACACTGGTGTTTGTTCAGCACAAACTAACAAGTTTAACGAAAGTGCTGCAAGTCTTGGTGATGATGTTGTTATTTTAACAATCTCTGTTGACCTACCTTTTGCACAGTCTCGTTGGTGTGGAGCAAATGCAGCAGATTCTATTCAGACATTATCTGATCACCGCGACCTTTCTTTCGGGAAAGCATTCGGAATAGTAATGGAAGAGTTACGCTTACTTGCTCGCTCGGTATTTGTAGTAGATAAGAATGGTGTAGTAACTTACAAGGAAATCGTAAGTGAAGGTACTAACCATCCTGACTACGAAAAAGCGCTTGAGGCTGTTAAAGCAGCACAATAAATAACACTAACACTATAAAAAATAAGTAAACCCACTCTATTTCGAGTGGGTTTTCATTTGAGGGATCAGTATGCAAACAAATGTAGAAAAAATCTTTTCATTTATCGATCAAGAAGCCACATTTATAGAAGAGCA harbors:
- the tpx gene encoding thiol peroxidase; the encoded protein is MTQVTFKNNPVTLLGKEVEVGEKAPNFTVLANNLSPVTLEDSAGKTRLISVVPSLDTGVCSAQTNKFNESAASLGDDVVILTISVDLPFAQSRWCGANAADSIQTLSDHRDLSFGKAFGIVMEELRLLARSVFVVDKNGVVTYKEIVSEGTNHPDYEKALEAVKAAQ